One Nicotiana sylvestris chromosome 12, ASM39365v2, whole genome shotgun sequence genomic window carries:
- the LOC104212618 gene encoding sulfite exporter TauE/SafE family protein 4-like yields the protein MATKSFVVYLLTSFSVAVLSVFFIKNGGFKPRYSTNSNFLQLPVGSQTKIWPELKFGWRPVLAAAIGFLGSACGTVGGVGGGGIFVPMLTLIVGFDTKSAAAISKCMIMGASASSVWYNLRVPHPCREVPIIDYDLALLFQPMIMLGITIGVSLSIVFPYWLITVLIIILFLGTSSRSFFKGIKMWKEETILKKAREEATINSNGELVIDTDYEQLVPKEEKTVLQLMKFNLDLKRVVLLFLLWIIFLLLQVFKNNLVACSPFYWVLILLQFPVALAVFLYECVKLYKESTKRRLAGNPISVCEADIEWSVTNLVFCAFCGILGGTVGGLLGSGGGFILGPLLLEIGVIPQVASATATFVMMFSSSLSVVEFHLLKRFPIPYALFLMMVSVVAGFWGQFFIRKVITILKRASIIVFILSGVIFASALTMGVIGIEKSITMIQNHEFMGFLDFCSSQ from the exons ATGGCTACCAAAAGCTTTGTAGTTTACTTGTTAACAAGTTTCTCTGTAGCTGTTCTATCTGTTTTCTTCATAAAAAATGGTGGTTTTAAACCAAGATATTCCACGAATTCCAACTTTTTGCAGTTGCCTGTTGGATCTCAAACCAAAATTTGGCCG GAATTGAAGTTTGGTTGGAGGCCAGTTTTAGCTGCAGCGATAGGATTCTTGGGATCAGCTTGCGGAACAGTAGGTGGAGTTGGTGGAGGAGGCATTTTTGTTCCCATGCTTACTTTGATTGTTGGATTTGATACCAAATCTGCTGCTGCTATTTCCAAGT GTATGATAATGGGGGCATCAGCATCATCAGTATGGTACAACTTAAGAGTACCACATCCATGCAGAGAAGTACCAATAATTGATTATGATTTAGCTCTACTTTTTCAACCTATGATCATGCTAGGAATCACCATTGGTGTTTCTCTTAGTATTGTTTTCCCCTATTGGCTCATAACTGTCCTTATTATCATCCTTTTCTTAG GGACTTCATCGAGGTCATTTTTTAAAGGGATTAAGATGTGGAAAGAAGAAACTATTCTCAAG AAAGCGAGGGAAGAGGCTACAATTAATTCTAATGGTGAAC TTGTAATTGATACAGATTATGAGCAACTGGTCCCCAAGGAGGAAAAAACTGTACTA CAACTTATGAAGTTCAACCTTGATTTAAAGAGAGTAGTTCTGCTATTTCTACTTTGGATCATATTTCTGCTTCTTCAAGTCTTTAAG AATAATCTAGTGGCTTGTAGTCCATTCTACTGGGTGCTCATCTTATTACAG TTCCCAGTAGCATTGGCTGTGTTTTTGTATGAATGTGTCAAACTTTACAAAGAGAGCACGAAAAGAAGACTAGCAGGGAACCCAATATCAGTTTGTGAAGCTGACATTGAATGGTCAGTGACAAATCTTGTATTTTGTGCTTTTTGTGGCATATTGGGAGGAACTGTTGGTGGCTTGCTTGGCTCTGGTGGTGGATTCATTCTTGGCCCTCTTCTTCTTGAAATCGGCGTCATCCCACAG GTAGCTAGTGCCACAGCAACTTTTGTGATGATGTTCTCATCATCTTTATCTGTGGTAGAGTTTCATCTTCTCAAGAGGTTCCCAATACCTTATG CTCTGTTCCTGATGATGGTTTCTGTAGTGGCTGGATTCTGGGGACAATTTTTTATTAGAAAAGTTATCACAATATTAAAGAGAGCATCAATCATTGTTTTCATCCTCTCTGGTGTCATTTTTGCTAGTGCTCTTACAATGG GGGTGATTGGAATAGAAAAGAGCATTACAATGATACAAAACCATGAGTTCATGGGATTCTTGGATTTCTGCAGCAGTCAATAG